In Streptomyces sp. NBC_00878, a single window of DNA contains:
- a CDS encoding SDR family NAD(P)-dependent oxidoreductase has protein sequence MGEGRAVDSGQGARGWPGVSGKRVLVTGGTRGLGEQIVRLLAAEGARVATCARTARDLKALRGTLSLDAVAPDRLFTRALDVTEPKRLEAFVAATAKRFGGLDGVVACAGGSRGRGLEGSDAEDWAATWELNVGHTARLVRAAVPHLRTAGGGSVVVISSISGWKPGPNAQYGTAKSAQIHLAASLARELGPDGIRVNAVSPGSMLIPGRRWDRMRREEPDAFAAFTAAELPGGEPVAPQEVARVVAFLLSDWSSGISGANLPVDRAQNAPSPDGY, from the coding sequence GTGGGCGAAGGCCGGGCGGTCGACAGCGGGCAGGGTGCCCGCGGCTGGCCCGGCGTGAGCGGCAAGCGGGTGCTGGTCACCGGCGGCACCCGCGGGCTCGGCGAGCAGATCGTGCGACTGCTGGCCGCCGAGGGCGCCCGGGTGGCGACGTGCGCGCGTACGGCACGGGACCTGAAGGCGCTGAGAGGGACGCTGAGCTTGGATGCCGTGGCGCCCGACCGGCTGTTCACCCGAGCTCTCGATGTCACCGAACCGAAGCGGCTGGAAGCCTTTGTCGCCGCCACGGCGAAACGTTTCGGCGGCCTGGATGGGGTGGTGGCCTGTGCGGGCGGTTCTCGTGGGCGCGGCCTCGAAGGGTCGGACGCGGAGGACTGGGCCGCGACCTGGGAACTGAACGTCGGACACACCGCGCGGCTGGTACGGGCCGCCGTCCCCCATCTGCGGACGGCGGGCGGTGGCTCGGTCGTGGTCATCTCGTCGATCTCGGGCTGGAAGCCGGGCCCGAACGCGCAGTACGGAACCGCGAAGTCCGCGCAGATCCATCTGGCCGCCTCCCTGGCCCGCGAGCTCGGCCCGGACGGGATCCGGGTGAACGCCGTCTCGCCGGGATCGATGCTCATCCCGGGCCGCCGCTGGGACCGGATGCGCAGAGAAGAACCCGATGCCTTCGCCGCGTTCACGGCGGCCGAACTGCCGGGCGGGGAGCCGGTCGCGCCGCAGGAGGTGGCGCGCGTGGTGGCATTCCTGCTGTCGGACTGGTCGAGCGGCATCTCCGGGGCCAATCTGCCCGTGGACCGCGCCCAGAACGCGCCCTCCCCCGACGGCTACTGA
- a CDS encoding helix-turn-helix transcriptional regulator, with protein sequence MSDNRSGGSAPTVLRMVLGKRLRHLREQAGVSFEDAARAIEVTPLTVRRIEKAEVGLRIPYVRELLHTYGVPDSEIDDFLAMAREANQPGWWYSYRDVLPEWFSAYVSLESEASVIRLYEPHYVPGLLQTHDYAAALMHIGFPNETKEDIDRRVALRLKRQDLLAKSSAPAVWAILDETVLRRPVGGAEVMRAQIDRLNEVLDMPKVRIQILRYSVGAHPGAFGPFHHFRFGFSELPDVVYTESLVGSVYVDRPADVVTYLEVMDRMSVQAEPVTRTRAILAELRKEL encoded by the coding sequence GTGAGCGACAACCGCTCGGGCGGCAGCGCACCGACCGTCCTGCGGATGGTTCTCGGCAAGCGGCTCCGACATCTGCGGGAACAGGCCGGAGTCTCCTTCGAGGACGCGGCGCGGGCCATCGAGGTCACTCCTCTGACGGTCCGCCGGATCGAAAAGGCCGAGGTCGGCCTCCGTATCCCCTACGTCAGGGAGTTGCTGCACACCTACGGAGTTCCGGACTCCGAGATAGACGACTTCCTCGCCATGGCCAGGGAGGCAAACCAGCCCGGCTGGTGGTACTCGTACCGTGACGTGCTGCCGGAGTGGTTCAGCGCCTACGTGAGCCTGGAGAGCGAAGCCAGCGTCATCCGTCTCTACGAACCCCACTACGTCCCGGGCCTGTTACAGACGCACGACTACGCGGCAGCGCTCATGCACATCGGCTTTCCGAACGAGACGAAGGAGGACATCGACCGCCGCGTCGCCCTGCGCCTCAAGCGCCAGGACCTGCTCGCGAAATCCAGCGCGCCTGCCGTCTGGGCCATCCTGGACGAGACGGTGCTGCGCCGTCCGGTGGGCGGGGCCGAGGTGATGCGGGCCCAGATCGACCGGCTGAACGAGGTCCTGGACATGCCGAAGGTCCGGATCCAGATCCTGCGCTACTCCGTGGGAGCCCACCCGGGCGCGTTCGGCCCGTTCCACCACTTCCGCTTCGGCTTCTCCGAACTTCCCGATGTCGTCTACACCGAGAGCCTCGTCGGCTCGGTCTACGTCGACCGGCCGGCCGACGTCGTGACGTACCTCGAAGTAATGGACCGGATGTCCGTGCAGGCGGAGCCGGTCACTCGGACCAGGGCCATCCTGGCTGAACTGCGTAAGGAGTTGTGA
- a CDS encoding DUF397 domain-containing protein translates to MSSMEPTYSGMPAIDLGTEGWEKPWSGTNGGSCVEAKRLPDGSVAFRQSKDPDGPALIYTRDEMISFLEGAKSGQADFLVA, encoded by the coding sequence ATGAGTTCCATGGAGCCCACCTACAGCGGCATGCCCGCCATCGATCTGGGAACCGAGGGCTGGGAGAAGCCCTGGAGCGGCACCAACGGCGGCAGCTGCGTCGAGGCCAAGCGACTGCCCGACGGCAGCGTCGCGTTCCGCCAGTCCAAGGACCCGGACGGGCCCGCCCTGATCTACACCCGGGACGAGATGATCTCGTTCCTGGAGGGCGCGAAGTCCGGCCAGGCCGACTTCCTCGTCGCCTGA
- a CDS encoding SAM-dependent methyltransferase gives MADGQSTPDQDALSKIDTTVPHSARIWNYWMGGKDNYEVDREAGDAYREIAPNIETMARASRGYLIRTVTFVAGELGIRQFLDIGTGLPTYDNTHQVAQRVAPESRIVYVDNDPLVLRHAQALLTSTPEGVTDYIDADLHEPEKIIEAAGKILDFDKPVALMLMGILGHIQDYEEAQSIVRRLQAALPSGSYFVHYDSTDTDAELKRAQEGYDDTGAVPYVLRSPRQISVYYDGLELLDPGIVSCPLWRPEPGTTPEPTDVYGGIARKP, from the coding sequence ATGGCAGACGGCCAATCCACTCCCGACCAAGACGCTTTGTCCAAGATCGACACCACGGTGCCGCACTCGGCCCGCATCTGGAACTACTGGATGGGCGGCAAGGACAACTACGAGGTCGACCGGGAGGCGGGCGACGCCTACCGCGAGATCGCGCCGAACATCGAGACGATGGCCCGCGCCTCCCGCGGCTATCTGATCCGTACCGTGACCTTCGTCGCCGGAGAGCTGGGCATCCGCCAGTTCCTCGACATCGGCACGGGCCTTCCCACGTACGACAACACCCACCAGGTCGCCCAGCGCGTGGCGCCCGAGTCGCGGATCGTCTACGTGGACAACGACCCGCTGGTACTGCGGCACGCCCAGGCACTGCTCACCAGCACCCCCGAGGGCGTCACGGACTACATCGACGCGGACCTGCACGAGCCCGAGAAGATCATCGAGGCCGCGGGCAAGATCCTGGACTTCGACAAGCCCGTCGCGCTGATGCTGATGGGCATCCTGGGCCACATCCAGGACTACGAGGAGGCCCAGTCGATCGTCCGCCGCCTCCAGGCCGCCCTGCCGTCGGGCAGTTACTTCGTGCACTACGACAGCACCGACACCGACGCCGAACTGAAGCGTGCCCAGGAGGGCTACGACGACACCGGCGCCGTCCCGTACGTGCTGCGCAGCCCACGGCAGATCTCCGTCTACTACGACGGCCTGGAACTGCTGGATCCCGGCATCGTCTCCTGTCCGCTGTGGCGCCCCGAGCCGGGCACCACTCCGGAACCGACGGACGTGTACGGGGGCATCGCCCGCAAGCCCTGA
- a CDS encoding FAD-binding oxidoreductase has product MSVTPAQAARQELTQFKGELIGPDDSAYDEARPVYNAMIDRRPALVARCTSAEDVTHAIGFARAHDLPLAVRGGGHHGAGLGTCDGGVVVDLSPLKDIEVDPAARTVRVGGGCVWGEVDQATNAHGLATPSGIISTTGVGGLTLGGGLGHLSRKCGLTVDNLLEAELVLADGRYVRASADENPDLFWAIRGGGGNFGVVTSFRFRLHEVSTVVAGPTFWPVEQCAEVLAAYRDFIPHAPRELNGFFLIGAVPPAPPFPEELHGRKACGVVWCYAGEDTDAAARAMAPLLDALPQPMLHGPAPMPHPAIQGAFDGLYPPGDQWYWRADFVNEIPAEAIDLHAKFGAELPTMKSTMHLYPIDGAVHDHAPTDTAWSYRDARWASVYAGVDPDPANADDIKRWTVDYFEALHPYSAGGAYVNMMMDEGQERVRASYRDNYARLARIKAEYDPANLFRLNQNIQPAARP; this is encoded by the coding sequence ATGTCCGTCACACCAGCACAGGCGGCCCGGCAGGAACTCACCCAGTTCAAGGGGGAGTTGATCGGGCCGGACGACTCCGCCTACGACGAGGCCCGTCCCGTCTACAACGCGATGATCGACCGTCGGCCCGCCCTGGTGGCGCGCTGTACGAGCGCCGAGGACGTCACGCACGCCATCGGCTTCGCCCGCGCCCACGACCTTCCGCTCGCCGTACGCGGTGGCGGGCACCACGGCGCGGGACTCGGGACCTGCGACGGCGGCGTGGTCGTCGACCTGTCCCCGCTCAAGGACATCGAGGTCGACCCGGCGGCCAGGACGGTCCGCGTCGGCGGCGGCTGCGTCTGGGGCGAGGTGGACCAGGCCACCAACGCGCACGGTCTGGCCACCCCGAGCGGCATCATCTCCACGACCGGTGTCGGGGGCCTCACGCTCGGCGGCGGCCTCGGCCATCTCTCCCGCAAGTGCGGGCTGACCGTCGACAACCTGCTGGAGGCCGAACTCGTCCTGGCGGACGGCCGGTACGTGCGCGCGAGCGCCGACGAGAACCCCGATCTGTTCTGGGCGATCCGTGGCGGAGGCGGCAACTTCGGAGTCGTCACCTCGTTCCGGTTCCGGCTGCACGAGGTGAGCACGGTCGTCGCCGGCCCGACGTTCTGGCCCGTCGAGCAGTGCGCCGAAGTCCTCGCCGCCTACCGCGACTTCATTCCGCACGCGCCGCGCGAACTGAACGGATTCTTCCTGATCGGCGCCGTCCCGCCCGCCCCGCCGTTCCCCGAGGAACTCCATGGGCGCAAGGCCTGCGGTGTCGTCTGGTGTTATGCCGGAGAGGACACGGACGCCGCGGCCCGCGCGATGGCACCGCTGCTCGACGCCCTGCCGCAGCCGATGCTGCACGGCCCCGCGCCGATGCCGCACCCCGCGATCCAGGGTGCCTTCGACGGCCTCTACCCGCCCGGCGACCAGTGGTACTGGCGTGCCGACTTCGTCAACGAGATCCCCGCCGAAGCCATCGACCTGCACGCCAAGTTCGGCGCCGAACTGCCGACCATGAAGTCGACGATGCACCTGTACCCGATCGACGGCGCCGTCCACGACCACGCGCCGACCGACACCGCCTGGAGCTACCGTGACGCACGCTGGGCGTCCGTCTACGCGGGCGTGGACCCCGACCCGGCCAACGCCGACGACATCAAGCGGTGGACCGTCGACTACTTCGAGGCCCTCCACCCGTACTCGGCGGGCGGCGCCTACGTGAACATGATGATGGACGAGGGCCAGGAGCGCGTACGGGCCAGCTACCGCGACAACTACGCCCGGCTGGCCCGGATCAAGGCCGAGTACGACCCGGCCAACCTGTTCCGGCTCAACCAGAACATTCAGCCGGCCGCGCGGCCCTGA
- a CDS encoding AAA family ATPase codes for MDGGILERDHELDRLAAAARDAADGAGSVALVFGEAGIGKSSLLRAMPAVLPAKARVLVGECDDLATRRPLGPFRDLVGSVGAELARALAVGGDRSRVYDALRMELTAAPHPAVLVVEDVHWADEASLDALRFLVHRVERLPALLVLTYRDDELDRRHPLHHLLGQVSRAERVHRLPLSRLSPDAVRTLSAVSRLDPAEVYEVTSGNPFFVAEVVAAGGTGDVPPTVVDAVLARLRGLDDHTRDALEQLAVVPSAVERPLVDALFTDGVAELAAAEQRGLLTVTPERAGFRHELIRRAVADSLPAARRIELNRHVLAALVAKPGSDPSRVVHHAAEAGDQEAVARYGPDAARDAAGAGAHREAAAHLRLVLRQRDRFEAAELADLLERYAVESYTIADSAAAVDAERDAVTLRRFLGDTRALGADLRWLSRIHWWAGDADEAQRAAREAIAVLEDAGDDRLLALALSNTSQLHMLGERTAQAIDFGERAIVLARRTGDNAILAHALNNVGTARWRAGDPLGRAQLEESLKVALAAGEVEHACRSYANLIWTLLERLEYTEADRFLAPGMALADRAEHLGFLSYLHVAMALRRFAAGAWDDAERHAELGTHESVPARSPALTVLARVRVRRGRSGGDELLDQAWEIAVRTRELQRTGPVAAARAEAAWLRGDHQAMVEAADEVFEQACRLSAVPHRAELGHWLSKAGRRVPADGSDHPYALQTAGRWREAAEIWRAAGCPYEHAAALAESTDPDDKLTALAGLDALGAEPLGRLVRGELRRLGVRHIPRGPLPATRDNPAGLTERQLQVMRLLAQGLTNPEIAERLVLSVRTVDNHVSAVLDKLGARTRRQAAARATELGLMPGGET; via the coding sequence GTGGATGGGGGGATCCTCGAACGAGACCACGAGCTGGACCGACTGGCCGCCGCCGCGCGGGACGCGGCCGATGGAGCCGGGTCGGTCGCGCTCGTCTTCGGTGAGGCGGGCATCGGCAAGTCGAGCCTGCTGAGGGCCATGCCGGCCGTGCTCCCCGCGAAGGCCCGTGTCCTGGTGGGGGAGTGCGACGACCTGGCGACGCGACGGCCGCTCGGCCCGTTCCGCGACCTCGTCGGCAGCGTCGGTGCCGAACTGGCAAGGGCCCTCGCGGTGGGCGGCGACCGGTCCCGGGTGTACGACGCCCTGCGCATGGAGCTGACCGCCGCCCCGCACCCGGCCGTCCTCGTCGTCGAGGACGTGCACTGGGCCGACGAGGCCTCGCTCGACGCGCTGCGGTTTCTTGTGCACCGGGTGGAACGCCTCCCGGCGCTCCTGGTCCTCACCTACCGCGACGACGAACTGGACCGCCGCCACCCACTGCACCACCTCCTCGGCCAGGTCTCCCGCGCCGAACGCGTGCACCGCCTGCCGCTGTCCCGGCTCTCCCCGGACGCCGTGCGCACACTGAGCGCGGTGAGCCGCCTGGACCCGGCGGAGGTGTACGAGGTGACCTCGGGCAACCCGTTCTTCGTCGCCGAGGTGGTGGCGGCCGGCGGCACCGGCGACGTTCCGCCGACCGTGGTCGACGCCGTCCTGGCCCGGCTGCGCGGCCTGGACGACCACACCCGGGACGCCCTGGAACAGCTCGCCGTGGTGCCCTCAGCGGTCGAACGGCCCCTCGTCGACGCGCTGTTCACGGACGGAGTGGCAGAGCTGGCCGCCGCCGAACAGCGCGGACTGCTGACCGTGACACCCGAACGGGCCGGATTCCGGCACGAGTTGATCCGCCGGGCCGTCGCCGACTCGCTGCCCGCCGCGCGGCGCATCGAACTCAACCGCCACGTCCTGGCCGCGCTCGTCGCGAAGCCCGGCTCCGACCCGTCCCGCGTCGTCCACCACGCGGCGGAAGCCGGCGACCAGGAGGCCGTCGCACGCTACGGCCCCGATGCCGCCCGGGACGCCGCGGGCGCCGGCGCACACCGCGAGGCTGCGGCCCACCTGCGGCTCGTCCTGCGACAGCGCGACCGGTTCGAAGCCGCCGAACTGGCCGATCTGCTGGAGCGGTACGCCGTCGAGAGCTACACCATCGCCGATTCCGCGGCCGCCGTCGACGCCGAGCGGGACGCGGTCACCCTGCGCCGGTTCCTCGGCGACACCCGGGCGCTCGGCGCCGACCTGCGCTGGCTGTCCCGTATCCACTGGTGGGCGGGCGACGCCGACGAGGCCCAGCGTGCCGCGCGCGAGGCCATCGCCGTACTGGAGGACGCGGGCGACGACCGGCTGCTCGCGCTCGCCCTCAGCAACACCTCCCAGCTCCACATGCTGGGCGAACGCACCGCCCAGGCCATCGACTTCGGCGAGCGCGCCATCGTCCTGGCCCGCCGCACCGGCGACAACGCGATCCTCGCGCACGCCCTCAACAACGTCGGCACCGCCCGCTGGCGCGCCGGCGACCCGCTGGGCCGCGCCCAGTTGGAGGAGAGCCTGAAGGTCGCACTGGCCGCGGGCGAGGTCGAGCACGCCTGCCGCTCGTACGCCAACCTCATCTGGACGCTGCTCGAACGGCTCGAGTACACCGAGGCCGACCGCTTCCTCGCCCCCGGCATGGCGCTGGCCGACCGGGCGGAACACCTCGGCTTCCTCAGCTATCTCCATGTCGCGATGGCGCTGCGCCGGTTCGCCGCCGGAGCCTGGGACGACGCGGAGCGGCACGCCGAGCTCGGCACCCACGAGTCCGTACCCGCCCGGAGTCCCGCCCTGACCGTGCTGGCCCGGGTACGCGTCCGCCGTGGCCGGAGCGGCGGCGACGAACTGCTCGACCAGGCCTGGGAGATCGCCGTCCGCACCCGCGAACTGCAGCGCACCGGCCCGGTCGCGGCGGCCCGCGCCGAGGCCGCCTGGCTCCGCGGCGATCACCAGGCGATGGTCGAGGCCGCCGACGAGGTCTTCGAGCAGGCGTGCCGCCTGTCCGCCGTACCGCACCGCGCCGAACTCGGCCACTGGCTCAGCAAGGCCGGGCGCCGCGTACCGGCGGACGGCTCGGACCATCCGTACGCGCTCCAGACGGCCGGACGCTGGCGCGAGGCGGCCGAGATCTGGCGCGCGGCCGGCTGCCCGTACGAGCACGCCGCCGCCCTCGCCGAGAGCACGGACCCGGACGACAAACTCACGGCCCTCGCCGGTCTGGACGCGCTCGGCGCGGAGCCGTTGGGACGCCTGGTCCGCGGCGAACTGCGGCGGCTCGGTGTGCGGCACATTCCGCGCGGCCCGCTGCCCGCGACGCGGGACAACCCCGCGGGCCTCACCGAGCGTCAGCTCCAGGTGATGAGGCTGCTGGCCCAGGGACTGACCAACCCCGAGATCGCCGAGCGGCTCGTGCTGTCGGTCCGCACGGTCGACAACCACGTCTCCGCCGTACTGGACAAACTCGGCGCGCGCACCCGCAGACAGGCCGCCGCCCGCGCCACGGAGCTGGGGCTGATGCCCGGAGGTGAGACCTAG
- a CDS encoding chlorophyllase: MSASTYPADTLTPPTPVLSVAPVVLPAPGRAVDLEVRVSAPVTGSDLPVILLSHGQGYSNHLSSLNGYAPLAHFWAAHGFVVIQPTHLSSTTLSLDPATPGAPLFWRSRAEDMKHILDRLDEIEAAVPQLLGRLDRSRVAVAGHSMGGHTASLLLGARLADPHDGMEVNLAEPRIKAGVLLAAPGRGGDALTESVAESFPFLLTTDFSGMTTPTLVVAGDKDTSAHLTVAGADWHADPYVLSPGPKSLLTLFDAEHGLGGVSGYDVAETTDENPERVAAIQRLTWAYLRTELYPGDPAWQAACDALTAGPDPLGRIESK, encoded by the coding sequence ATGAGTGCATCCACGTACCCGGCCGACACTCTCACTCCGCCCACGCCCGTCCTCTCGGTCGCTCCCGTAGTGCTCCCGGCCCCCGGCCGAGCCGTGGACCTGGAGGTACGGGTCTCCGCCCCCGTGACCGGGAGCGACTTGCCCGTCATCCTCCTCTCGCACGGTCAGGGCTACTCGAACCACCTCTCCTCGCTGAACGGCTACGCCCCCCTCGCCCACTTCTGGGCGGCGCACGGCTTCGTCGTGATCCAGCCCACCCATCTGAGCTCCACGACACTGAGCCTGGATCCCGCCACCCCCGGAGCGCCCCTGTTCTGGCGATCACGGGCCGAGGACATGAAGCACATACTCGACCGGCTCGACGAGATCGAGGCCGCCGTCCCGCAGCTCCTCGGGCGCCTGGACCGGAGCAGGGTCGCGGTGGCCGGGCACTCGATGGGCGGACACACCGCGAGCCTGCTGCTCGGCGCCCGGCTCGCAGATCCGCACGACGGAATGGAAGTGAACCTGGCCGAGCCCCGCATCAAGGCGGGTGTCCTGCTCGCCGCGCCCGGCAGGGGCGGCGATGCCCTCACCGAGTCCGTGGCCGAGAGCTTCCCCTTCCTCCTGACCACGGACTTCTCCGGGATGACGACGCCCACCCTCGTGGTCGCCGGTGACAAGGACACCTCTGCCCACCTGACGGTCGCGGGCGCGGACTGGCACGCAGATCCGTACGTCCTCTCCCCGGGCCCCAAGTCCCTGCTCACCCTGTTCGACGCGGAGCACGGGCTCGGCGGGGTCTCCGGATACGACGTCGCCGAGACCACGGACGAGAACCCCGAGCGAGTGGCCGCGATCCAGCGGCTCACCTGGGCCTACCTCCGCACCGAGCTCTACCCCGGGGATCCTGCCTGGCAGGCGGCGTGCGACGCGCTGACGGCCGGCCCCGATCCGCTCGGCCGGATCGAATCCAAGTAG
- a CDS encoding TetR/AcrR family transcriptional regulator, giving the protein MPPTSQPGEGRARSKRADALRNQQTLLTAAAEVFVTSGIDAPIREIAARAGVGMGTIYRHFPTRADLVVAVYRHQVEACAEAGPSLLAGADSPLAALRQWVDLFVDFLVTKHGLANAMQSDTSGFDALHSYFLDRLVPVCAQLLDAAVDAEEIRPGTQAYELMRGIGNLCIGRDSDPRYDPRRLVELLLRGLQRPQPL; this is encoded by the coding sequence GTGCCCCCTACAAGCCAGCCCGGGGAAGGGCGGGCCCGGAGCAAGCGGGCCGACGCGCTACGCAACCAGCAGACGCTGCTCACCGCCGCCGCCGAGGTGTTCGTCACCTCCGGCATCGATGCGCCGATCCGTGAGATCGCGGCCAGAGCGGGCGTCGGGATGGGGACGATCTACCGCCACTTCCCGACCCGGGCGGATCTCGTCGTCGCCGTCTACCGCCACCAGGTCGAGGCATGCGCCGAGGCCGGCCCGAGCCTGCTGGCCGGCGCCGACTCCCCGCTCGCGGCGCTGCGCCAGTGGGTCGACCTCTTCGTCGACTTCCTGGTCACCAAGCACGGACTCGCCAACGCGATGCAGTCGGACACCAGCGGCTTCGACGCGCTGCACTCCTACTTCCTCGACCGCCTGGTGCCCGTCTGCGCGCAGTTGCTCGACGCCGCGGTCGACGCCGAAGAAATCAGGCCCGGCACACAGGCCTACGAACTGATGCGCGGCATCGGCAACCTCTGCATCGGGCGGGACAGCGACCCCCGCTACGACCCTCGCCGCCTGGTCGAACTGCTCCTTCGTGGACTGCAGCGACCGCAGCCCCTCTAA